CGAACTCATCAGGCCTTCGCCCCCACGGGCTCGGCGATCACATCGTCGATCAGTCGGGCGCACCACTGCAGCAATTCCTGGTCCCGCAGCGGCTCACCGGCGACCGGCCGGGTGGCAGGTCTCGGCACCAGGATCGTACGCAGTTGCGGCTTGACCAGACTCTTCGGGTACAGCCTGTTCAGTCGCATGACCTTGGAATCGGGCAGTTCGACCGGCCCGAACCGGATCAGATTGCCCTGCAGCGTGACGTCGTGCAGGCCCGCGACCCGGGCGTGGTTGCGGAACTTCGCGACCTCGATCAGGTTCAGCACCGGCCGCGGGATGTCGCCGTACCGGTCGTGCAGCTCCTCGACCAGCTCCGCGATCCCGGCCTCGTCCCGTACGGCGGCCAGCCGCTGGTACATCTCCAGCCGCAGCCGCTGCGAGGGCACGTAGTCGTGCGGGAGGTGCGCGTCGATCGGCAGCTCGATTTTCACCTCGGGCTCGTCGGCCTGGGTGTCGCCGCGGTACTCCGCGACCGCCTCGCCGACCAGCCGGACGTACAGGTCGAAGCCGACGTCGGCGATGTGCCCGGACTGCTCGCCGCCGAGCAGGTTGCCGGCGCCGCGGATCTCCAGGTCCTTCATCGCCACCGCCATACCGCCGCCGAGGTCGGCGTGCTGCGCGATGGTGGCCAGCCGGTCGTGCGCGGTCTCGGTGAGCGGCTTCTCCGGCGGGAAGAAGAAGTACGCGTACGCCCGCTCGCGGCCCCGGCCGACCCGGCCGCGGAGCTGGTGCAGCTGGGACAGGCCGAGCAGGTCGGCGCGTTCGACGATCATCGTGTTCGCGTTCGAGATGTCGATGCCGGACTCGACGATCGTCGTACAGACGATCACGTCGGACTGCTTCTCCCAGAAGCCCTGGATCACGTTCTCCAGGGTGTGCTCGTTCATCTGGCCGTGCGCGACGCTCACCCGGGCCTCGGGCACCAGCTGACGGATCCGCGCGGCGGCCTTCTCGATCGTGTTGACCCGGTTGTGCACGACGAAGACCTGGCCCTCGCGCAGCAGCTCGCGCCGGATCGCGGCGGTGATCTGGCCTTCCTCGTACGCGCCGACGAAGGTCAGCACCGGGTGCCGTTCCTCCGGCGGGGTGGCGATCGTGGACATCTCGCGGATACCGGTGATCGACATCTCCAGCGTCCGCGGGATCGGCGTCGCCGACATCGTCAGGACGTCGACCGCCGTCCGCAGGCGCTTGAGCTGCTCCTTGTGCTCGACGCCGAAGCGCTGCTCCTCGTCGACCACGACCAGGCCGAGGTCCTTGAACGCGACCTCGCCGCTGAAAAGCCGGTGCGTCCCGATCACCACGTCGACCGAGCCGTCGGCCAGCCCGTCGATCGTGGCCTTGGACTCCTTGTCGGTCTGGAACCGCGACAGCGGCGCGACGTTCACCGGGAACGCGGCGTACCGCTCGGCGAAGGTCGCGTAGTGCTGCTGGACGAGCAGCGTCGTCGGCACCAGGACGGCGACCTGCTTGCCGTCCTGGACCGCCTTGAACGCGGCCCGGACGGCGATCTCGGTCTTGCCGTAGCCGACGTCGCCGCAGACGATCCGGTCCATCGGCATGACGCGTTCCATGTCGTGCTTGACGTCGTCGATGGTGGCCAGCTGGTCGGGCGTCTCGACGAACGGGAACGCGTCCTCGAGCTCGCGCTGCCACGGCGTGTCCTTGGCGAACGCGTGGCCCTTGGTGGCCTGGCGCGCGGCGTACAGCTTGATCAGCTCGCCGGCGATCTGGCGGACCGCCTTGCGGGCGCGGCCCTTGCGCTTGGCCCAGTCGCCGCCGCCCATCTTGTCCAGCGAGGGCTGCTCGCCGCCGACGTACCGGGTGACCTGGTCGAGCTGGTCGGTCGGCACGAACAGGCGGTCGCCGGGCTGGCCGCGCTTGCTCGGCGCGAACTCGATCACGACGTACTCGCGGGTGGTCCGCTGGGTGCCGGTGCCGACCGTGCGCTGCATCATCTCGACGTACCGGCCGACGCCGTGCTGCTCGTGCACGACGAAGTCGCCGGGCGCCAGCTCCAGCGGGTCGACGGTCTTCTTCCGGCGGCTCGGCATCCGTTGCTGGGAACGGCGTTCGGCCGCCGAGCGCTGCCCGGCCAGGTCGTTCTCGGTGAGCACCGCGAACTTGATGCCTTCGGCAATGAAGCCGTGGTCGAGCGCGCCCTGGGAGATCAGCACGACGCCCGGCTCGGGGACAGCGTCGATGGAGTCGACGGTCCGGGCCGGCAGCTCCGCCTCGGAGAACACCTCGGCCAGCCGCTGGGCCGGGCCGTGGCCCTCGGTGACGCAGACGACGCGCCAGCCGTCGCGCAGCCAGCCGCGGACGTCCTCGACCGCGGCCGCGGTCTCACCGCGGTACGCGTCGACCTCGTGCGCGGCGATCTGCCGGCTGCGGACCGCTCCGCTGTCGGTGTCGATGTCGAACGAGACCCGCCCACCCATCGAGTCGCGCAGCTCGGGCTCGTCGGCCGGCGCGGCCGCGAACGGCGACAGGCTCCACCAGGCCAGCCCACGGTCGAGCGCCTGCGTCCGTACGTCGGCCAGCGACATGTACGCCGCGGCGCCCAGGTCGATCGGCGCCTCGCCTCCCCCGGCGGCCGCCGCCCAGGACGCTTCCAGGAACTCCTGGCTGGTCGCGACCAGGTCGTGCGCGCGGGCACGGACCCGCTCGGGGTCGCTGACCACGACGTGGGTGCCTTCCGGCATCAGGTCGACCAGCAGCTCCATGTCGTCGACCAGGACGGGCGCGAGCGACTCCATCCCCTCGACCGAATGGCCCTCGGCGAGCTTCTCGAACAGCTCGGCCAGCTCCGGGTGCTCCTTGGCCAGTACGCCGGCCCGCGCGCGCACCTCGTCGGTGAGCAGCAGCTCGCGGCACGGCGGCGCCCACAGGCCGTGCTCGGCGATCTCCAGCGACCGCTGGTCGGCGACCGCGAAGTACCGGATCTCCTCGACGTCGTCACCGAAGAAGTCGACCCGCAGCGGGTGCTCCTCGGTCGGCGGGAAGACGTCGATGATGCCGCCGCGGACCGCGAACTCACCGCGTCGCTCGACCAGGTCGACCCGGCTGTACGCCGCACCGGCGAGCCGGGTGACCACGTCCTCCAGCTCCATCGAGTCGCCGACGTGCAGCTGGACCGGGCGCAGGTCGGCCAGGCCGGCGACCTGTGGCTGCAGCACGGAACGGACCGGCGCGACCAGGATCTTGATCGGCCCGGTCGTCTCGTCGGACGGGTCCGGGTGCACCAGGCGCCGCAGTACGGCGAGACGCCGCCCGACGGTGTCGGACCGGGGCGACAGCCGCTCGTGCGGCAGCGTCTCCCAGGCCGGGTAGTACGCGACCGAGCCGGGCTCGACCAGGCACTGCAGGGCCTCGGTGAGCTCCTCGGCCTCGCGGAACGTCGCGGTGACCGCCAGCACCGGGCGATCGGCGCCGAGCCGCTCGGACGCGAGCGCGGCCAGCAGCACCGGGCGGATCGAGCCCGGCGCGCTCAGGTCGAGCGTGGCGACACCGCCGGTCCGGATGTCCTTGCGGGCGTCACCGATCGCGTCGGCGACCACCGGATCGGTGACGAGGGTGTCGACCAGACCGGCCAGTTTCACGAGTTGTACTTCCCTTGGGAGACTTCGAGGCCGTCAGCGAGCAGTGACTCGATGGCGTCGGCGGTGCGGTCGAGCTCGAACGGAAGGTCCTTGCGCTCGGTGCTGGAGAACTCGTTCAGCACGAAGTCCGCCGGGCTCTGCCGGCCGGGCGGACGCCCGACCCCGAACCGCACTCGATGGTAGTCACCGGTGCCAACCGACTTGCGGATCGACTTCAGGCCGTTGTGCCCGTTGTCGCCGCCACCGAACTTGAGCCGCAGCGCGGCGAAGTCGATGTCCAGCTCGTCGTGCACGGCGACCAGGCGGACCGGCTCGACCTTGAAGAACTTGAGCAGCCCGGAGACCGGCCCGCCCGACTCGTTCATGAACGAGCGCGGCTTGACCAGGATCGTCCGGTACCCGCTGAGCCGGGTCTCGATCACCTCGGCCTTGGCCTGCTTGTGCTGTTTCCAGCCGCCACCGACACGGCCGGCCAGCTCGTCGACCACCATCTGGCCGACGTTGTGCCGCGTCTTGGCATAGGAAGGGCCGGGATTCCCCAGCCCGACGACCAACCACACGTCGTCCGCCACGGATCTCCCGGCCCTCTCCTGTTGATGCCTGTACGGCGAAGTACTACTCCGCGGCAGCGGCGACCGGCTCCTCGGCCGGGGCGTCCGCCTCGTCCTTCTCGATGCCCGCCTCGGCCTCGGCCTCGGCCAGCTCGGCGTCCAGCTGCTCGGCGGTCGCGGCGGCGGTCACGTTGACGATCAGCGTGTCCGGCTCGACGGCCAGCGTGGTGCCCGCGGGCAGCTTCAGGTCGGAGGCGTGGATCTGGGCGCCGGCGTCCAGGCCCTCGATCGAGACGGTGACACCGTCCGGGATGTGCGTCGCCTCGGCCTCGACCAGGATGCTGGCGTTCTCCAGCACGACCAGGGTCTCGCTGACGGCCTCGCCCTCGAGGTGCACGGCGATGTCGACCTGAACCTTCTCACCGCGCTTCACGATGACCAGGTCGACGTGCTCGATGAAGCCCTTGATCGGGTCGCGCTGAACCTGCTTCGGCAGGGCGAGCAGGCTCTCGTGCCCCTCGACCTCGATCAGCAGCAGGGCGTTGGCGGTCTTCAGGGCCAGCATGGTGTCGTGACCGGGCAGCGTGATGTGCACCGGGTCCGTGCCATGGCCGTACAGAACGGCGGGGACCTTGCTGTCCCGGCGGATTCGGCGGGCAGCACCCTTGCCGAACTCCGTGCGCGACTCGGCTTGGATCTTGACCTCGGCCACGAGATGAACTCCCTCAAGCTTGTTGCGGTGATCAGTTGACTGGTGGTGGAACCGGTTGCAGAGCCTCAGCGGGCACGTCTTGACTCCGGAAAAGGCGTCAGGCAACGAACCACCGCGTCGATCACGGAGCCGCGCCCGCCTAGCACTTCTCACCGAGTCGAGCACTTCGACATCAAGCGCAGTCGGGGGGCGTCCCTCGCCGAGGCAACCAAAACAGTCTACCCACCACCCGCCCAGACGAGAAATCCGGGGCCCCGGTCGACCGTGACGACTTTTCGGCGTGCTCCGGCGGGGAACCGTCCAGGTCTAATGAAAATGATTGTCGATTCAGTTAGAGTCCCGCCTCGTGACCGCCACTCACCTGTTCCGCCGCCTGGTTCCGGCTGCCGGACTCGCCCTCCTGACCTGCCTGATCCTGCTGATCCCCCGGTCCGCCGGGGCCGTCGACGCCCCGCCCGAAGTGCTGCGCGCCGTGCACACCGACGTCCTGCACACGACGTACGACGGTTCCGCGCTGCGGCTGAACTCCCGGATCGGCAACGCCCCGGACTACCGGGAGGCCGATCCGGCCGGTGTGGTGTTCAACCTCGAGGACCGCGGCTCGGCACGGGTCGAACTGCCCGACCTCCCCGAGTTCGCCTTCCTCGGCGCACCGGGGCAGACCGTGTGGATCGCGCCGGAATCGCAGGATCCCGAACTGCTCTGGCCGGGCTGGAGCACCGAAAGCATCGCCCCCGGAACGCTGCGGGACGACGTGGTCGACCTCACGCTGGTCGGCGCGCAGGGGCCGGGGGCGGTCGAGGTGTTCTTCAACTGGGAGGGCAGTGGGCCGGTCCGCCGGCAGTTCAGCTCCACCGATCCGGCGTACCGGACGGTGCGCCAGCCGGTCGGGCGGCACGTGCACGCCAACTGGGCCTTCACCGCGCTCGGGACCTACCGGTTGACCTTCGAGGCGAGCGCGACCACTCCGGACGGACAGCCGGTCACGTCGGGGCCGATCGTCTACACCTTCGTCGTGGGCGAGTACGTCGAACCACCGCCGACGCCGACTCCGAGTCCCAGCCCGACACCGAGTCCGACGCCGAGCCCCAGCCCGACTCCGACCCCTACACCGTCGCCGTCGCCGTCGCCGAGCCCTACACCGTCGCCGTCGCCGAGCCCGACGCCGACGCCGTCTCCGAGCCCGACTGTCACGCCGCCGACGACCGGTCCGACCACTCCGCCGTCGTGCATCCGGCGCGTCCTGTCCGCCGGGCACGTCGACGTCGCCGCCCGCACCGTGGGCGACCGCTTGCGATTCCAGATCAAGGACGGCACCGAGGGCGGTGCGGTCTGGCGCGATCCCGGGACGCTGGCCTTCCAGGTCAAGTCCTCCGCCGACGAGCAGGTGCCCGCGAACGCGGCGTACCGATTCCTCGGCGCACCGAGCGCGACCGTCTGGCAGATCCCGCAGACCCAGGCCGGCGATCTGCTGTGGGCCGGCTGGAACACCGAGTCCGTGGACTACGGCAAGCTGTCCGGCCCGGTGCGGTGGTCCCTGGACGCGGTTCGAGGACCGGGGAAGGTCGCGGTCTACCAGTTCGACCAGTTCGGTGCTCCGTTGATCTCCTACGACAGCAGCCGGAAACTCCCGCAGACCGTGTCCCTGGCCGCTCCGACCCACGCCCACGGCAATTGGGCCTTCACCCAGCGCGGCCTGTATCGGCTGACCTTCTCGTACGCCGCGACGACCAAGACCGGTACGACGCTCAAGGACACCGCCACGCTGGCAGTCGTCGTCGGCGAGGACCTCGCTGCCTTGTGTCCGGGCGCCCCGACCCCGACAGCGTCCCCGAGCGCGTCGCAGTCGCCCACGTTCCCGCCGTCGAACGATCCCGGCGCCGGCCCGACGGACGGTGGCACGCGGCCGACCGATGGATCCGGTCAGTCCGGCGGCTCCGGCGAGTCGGGCGGGTCAGCCGGGTCGGGTAGCGGAGGCTCCGGCAACAATTCCGGCAGCGGCCAGCAACTACGGCCCTGTGTCACCACCCCGGGACCAGCGGGAGCGGCATCGTCGTCCGGTGCCGGTTCGGGTGGCAAGCAGCCGACCCGACCTGGCGGTTCGGGGTCGACGGGCAGCCAGGTGGCGTTGACCACGGGCCACGCGGACTACGCCGTCCGGATCGAGAACGGGCGACTGACCTCACGGGTCAAGGACGGCACCCGCACCGGCAGCCTGGTGTGGCGCGAACCGAACCAGGTCACGGTGCGGCTCGGCACGGCCGCGGAGACGACGGCCCCGGGCGGCGCGTTCGGCTTCCTCGGGAAGGCCGGGGCCAAGCTGTGGCAGATCCCCCAGACACAGAAGGACGGCGTCGTCTGGCTGGGCTGGAACACCGAGGAGCTGGCCGCCAACCAGGTCACCGGCGCCGTCGACTGGCGCCTCGACCGGGTCTCCGGGCCCGGCAAGGTCTCGGTCTTCGAGTTCGACTCGTTCGGTCAGCCCAAGGTCGTCTTCGACAGCTCGAACGGATTACCCGACACCACCAAGGTCCCACTCGGAACCCATGCCCACGGCAACTGGGCCTTCACGGCGCCCGGGACCTACCGGGTCACCTTCACCCACAGCGCGACGCTCACCAACGGTACGAAGGTGACCGACACGGCCGACCTGACCTTCGAGGTCGGCACCTCCGCCGCCGGAGGTGCCCCCGCCGTGGGCCCTGTCCCGGCCGGTGACCGGCAGGCGAGCACCGCCACCGCGACCGATCGGCAGGTGAGCAAGGGCGGGACAGCTCCCGCGGTCGCCGATTGCAAGCTCGCCACGACCGGCGGCTCGGTGGGGATCACCTGGATCGTGGCCGGCGCGCTGCTGCTCGTCCTCGGCACGGTCGTGCTCGTCGCCGGCCGCTCGCGAAAGGCCAGGTCCTGATGACGAACCCTCGATCACGACCCTGGAGAAGCGCCAGGAGCCTCACCCCGTGGGGCCGGACCGCACCGACGAACGTCTCGCCGTCCTCTCGATGGTCCGGCCGGGCCTTCCCGGCTCCGGCGGCCCGCCGCGTCGTGGCTTCAGTTGCGGCCCTCGGGTTGCTGGCCGGCTGCTCCGGTGCGGCCGGGGCGGACGGTGACAAGCTGACCGTCGTCTCCACCACCGAGATCCTCGCCGATCTCGTCCAGCACGTCGGCGGCGACCTGGTGACCACCTCGTCCCTGGTCCCGGCCGGCGGCGACCCGCACTCCTACGAGCCGACTCCGGCCGACGCCAAGCGGGTCGCACGAGCGGACGTGACCTTCACCAACCATCTGCTGCTGGAACCCCAGTCGCTGATCAAGACCATCGACGCGAACGCCCCGGAGGGCAGCCCGAACGTCTCGCTCGCCGAGGCCGCCGAGTCGTACGGCGCGCACGTCATCCCCTTGGTGGAGAACATCGGCCTGGACGTGCTCTGGCTGGGCCTGAGAGTCCGCGGCACCGGCAAGGCCCGCGGCGCGACCCGAACGTCGTCGGTCCAGTTGCGGGCGACCGAGGTCGAAGGTCCCGGCCGGCTGATCGCCTATCTGACCGAGTCCCTGGGACAGCCCGACCGGTACTTTGACTCCTCCGACGGTGTCGGCCCGGACGACGTGACGACCCTTCCACCCGCCGCGCACACCCACCTGAACTGGGCGTTCACCAAGCCGGGGATCTACCGCCTCACGCTGGCGGCCGGCCTCGAGGTCGGCGACGGCAAACCGGTCCAGCAGCTCGGCAGTGGCACGTTCACCTTCGCCGTCGGCGTCGAGTCGCGGGGCGTGGCCCCGGCGGCCGGCGGCCCGGCCACGGTGCTGGACGACGGTCACACCGACCTGACCGTCGATCTGGACAGCGGACGGCTGCTGGCGTTCTCCGACGTACGGAAGGTCGGCGACGCCCAGGCCGACGTGCCCGCCGGCCAGGTCGTCATCGACGTACCGAACAAAGCGCTGGTGAGCGTGCCGGACGATCCGAGGTTCAGCTTTCTCGGGAAGCCCGGCGGTCAGGTCCATCAACTGCCGCAAGCGGTGCTCGGCAAGCACGTCCACGGCGAGATCGACCCGCACCTGTGGGAGGACGTGGCCAACGCCAAGGCCTACGTGCAGCTGATCCGCGACACCCTGATCTCCGCCGACCGCGGCAACGAGCAGACCTATCGCGACAACGCTGCGACCTACCTCCGAGAGCTCGACGAGCTGGACGAGTACGTCCGCGCCGAGGTCGCCTCGATCCCCGCCGACCGGCGCCAGCTGATCACCACCCACGACGCCTTCGGCTACCTCGCCGACGCCTACGGGATGACCGTGGCCGGCTTCGTCGTCCCCAACCCCGCCCAGGAGCCCAGCGTGGACCAGGTCCGCAAACTGTCCGAGACGATCCGCAACCTCGAGGTCCCGGCGGTCTTCGTCGAGCCGAACCTGGCCCAGCGCGCCTCGGTGCTGACCCAGGTCGCCAAGGACCAGAACGTCGCGGTCTGCCTGCTCTACGGCGACTCCTTCGACGACAACGCCCGCTCGTACGTCGCGATGATGCGCCACAACGCCGAGGAGCTGAAGCGGTGCCTGGGTGGGACCCGATGATCCGGCGCGCTGCCGACGGAGCCACTCGCGGCCACCGGCGTCCTGGTCCGGTCCTTCGCTCGTTGGCCTCCGCGCTCACCGTCGTACCGCTCCTGGCCGGCTCCGTCCTGGTCACCGCGCCGGCTTCGGCCCAGGAGAGCTCACCCGCAGGATCCGGTACGGCGGCCGCCGACGGCCGGGTGATCTCGGCCGGCCACGTCGATCTCGGTCCGAGGTTCGTCGACGGCCGGTGGACCGTCCAGTTGCGCGACGACACTGTGGACCCGGCTGTCTGGCGGCCGCTCGACCAGGTCGTCCTGCAGGCACCGGCCGCCGCACAGGTCACCGTGCCCACCGATCCGGCGTACTCGTTCCTCGGGAAGCCGCAACAGAAGGTCTGGGTGATCCCGCAGGTCCAGCGCGACGGCGTGGTCTGGCCGGGCTGGAACACGCAGGACCCGGAGATCGAGCAGCGCGTCGACCGTGAGGTCACCTGGTCGCTGGAAGGAGTCCGCGGGCCCGGCGCGTTCACGTTGTTCCTCAACTCCGACTTCGGTCAGCCCACCACCGTCTTCGACAGCCGCAAACCGCTCCCGCAGGCCAGCGGCATCGACGTCGGCACGCATGTGCACGGCAACTGGACCTTCGACACCGCGGGGCTGTACCAGCTCGACGTCGCGATGACCGCCCGGCTCAAGGACGGCAGTGAGGTCACCGATCGCCGGACACTTCGCCTGTACGCCGGGGACGCGGCTCCAGCCACGATCCTCGCCCAGGTGGCCGAGGCTCCGTCACCCCAGGCTCCCGGTACCGCGGGCCAGGAGAACTCGAGCGGCCAGGGCAATGACATTGCTGCTAGCAACGATCGCGCGGCGAACTCCAGCTCTTCGAACGGTTCCTCGGTGCTACCCGTCGTACTGGCCACGGGAGCGGCCGCGATCTTCCTGGCCGGCTTGGCCTTCCTGCTCCTGCGCCGTCGCCACCGGACCACCGCATGACCGGCGACGAGGTGTTGTCGCTGCAGGGTGTCTCGGTCGAGCTCGGCGGCCGGCTCGTCCTGCGCGACGTGGACCTCCAGGTCACGAAGTCCGAGCAGGTCGGCCTGATCGGCCCGAACGGTGCCGGCAAGACCACGCTGTTGCGCGCCGTCCTCAACCTCCTCCCCACCTCCACCGGCACCATCGACATCAACAACAGAACCCCAGCCCAGGCCCGCGGCACCATCGGTTACGTCCCTCAGCGCCACGACTTCGTCTGGGACTTCCCCGTCGACGTCCGCACCGCGGTGACCACCGGCCGCACCCACCTCACCGGCTGGCTCCGCCGCCCCACCCGGACCGACCAGGAAGCCACCCAGCAAGCCTTGGAACGAGTGGACCTGGCCGACCTGCACCGCCGCCCGATCGGTGAACTCTCCGGCGGCCAACGCCAACGCGTCCTCGTCGCCCGCGCCCTCGCCGTACGCCCAGAACTGCTCCTCCTCGACGAACCGTTCACCGGCCTCGACGTCCCCACCCAAGAAGCCCTCACCCACCTCTTCCGCCGGCTGACCAAAGAGGGCACGGCCATCCTCATGACCACCCACGACCTCCCCGCCGCGGCCGACACCTGCGACCGTCTCTGCCTGCTCAACCGCACGGTCGTCGCCGAAGGCCCACCCGACCAGCTCCGCGACCCCGCCATCTGGCTCGAAGCGTTCGGCGTCACGAGATCCGACCAACTCCTGCACAGCCTCGGAGTCGACCGATGATCGAGTTCTTCACCGAGCCCTGGCAGCACGTCTTCATGCAGCGCGCGTTCCTCGTCGTCCTGATGTCCGGCCTGGTCTGCGGCGTGATCGGCAGCCACGTCGCCCTCCGCGGCATGGCCTTCATCGGCGACGCGGTGGCGCACGCGGTCTTCCCCGGCATCGCGATCGCGTTCGCCCTGCACACCAGCCTGGTCGTCGGCGGCATCGTCGCCGGCCTGGTGACGGCCCTCGCCGTCGCCGTCTTCTCCCAGAACCGCCGCCTCAAGGAGGACACCGTGATCGGCGTCTTCTTCGCAGCTGCCTTCGGCCTAGGCATCGTGGTGATGAGCACAGCACCGGGGTACGGCGGTTCGCTCGAGTCGTTCCTGTTCGGCTCGGTCCTCGGCATCAGCAGCGGCGACGTGGTCACCGTCGGAGTCGCCGGCGCGATCCTCCTGCTGATCACCGGCGGTCTCCACAAGGAGCTCGTCACCGTCGGCCTCGACCGCGAGACCGCGCGCGCGGCCGGTCTGCCGATCTTCTGGCTCGACATGGCCCTGTACGCGATGGTCACCGTCGCGATCGTCATCTCGATCCAGGCCGTCGGCAACATTCTCGTGCTCGCCCTGCTGGTCACCCCGGCCGCCTGTGCCCGGCTGCTGACCGACCGGATCGGCGTGATGATGCTGATCGCGCCGCTGATCGGCGCCGGGTCCGGCCTCGCCGGGCTCTACCTGTCCTACGCGTTCAACCTCGCCGCCGGCGGGTTGATCGTGCTCACGGCCACCGCCGTGTTCGTGGCCTGCTGGGTGTTCGCGCCCCGGCACGGCCTGCTCAGCCACCGTCGCCACAGCGCGACGGCCGTGGTTTCCGTCCACCCCTGAAAGGAAGTTCATGCGCACTTCGTACCGTGTGGCACTGCCCGCCGTGGCAGTCCTCGCGTTCACCGGCCTGGCGGTCCCCGCCCAGGCCGCACCCTGCATCGTGCTCGACCAGGGCCATGTCGACGTGATCGGCATCGCCTTCGAGGACGGCGCGTTCGACCTCCATGTCCACGACGAGGAGAACGACGTCGAGTACTCCCCTGCCGACGTCCAGCTGGTCGCCAAGCCCGGCTCGGAGACCACGGTCCCGGCCGACCCGGCTTTCGGCTTCCTCGGTACGCCGGGTGCGGCGGTCTGGGTGCTGCCGCAGGTGCAGGATCCGGAGCTGCTGTGGCCGGGCATCGGCGTCGAGGAGATCGAGGCCGGAGTCTTCGCCTCCGACTCGGTCAAGCTCGACGTCGTCGGCGTGAGCGGACCGGCCGCCGTCAGCATCTACACCACCGATGCCTTCGGCGCGCCGACCGTCCTGGTCGACAGCGGGAACGGCCTCCCGGACCGGATCAACACCACCGCCGGGGATCACCTGCACGCCAACTGGGCGTTCGAGGCGCCCGGGACGTACAAGGTCAAGGTCCGGGCCAGCGGCAAGCTCGCCGCGACGGGGCAGAACGTCAGCTCGCCGATCACCACCTACGTCTTCAAGGTGGTGGCCCAGTGACCAGCACGCTGACCAGGAAGCGCTCCCTCAAGGCTCGGCTGGTGACTGGCGCGGCCGCGGCCGCGGTGGTGTCGCTGGTCTCCATCGCCCCCGCCCACGCGGCAGTGACCATTTCGCAGGGACACGTTGACGCGGTCGACGTCGATTGGACCGGTTCGGCGCTGACGCTGGATCTCCGGGACAGCACCGTCAGCCCGGCCGTCGACCGCAACCCGGCCGACGTGGTGCTCAACGCGGTCTCGGCGAGCAAGACGACCGTGCCGTCGAACTCGGCGTACTCGTTCCTGGGCACGGCCGGCGCGCCGGTCTGGATCCTGCCGCAGACTCAGAACAGCAACCTGGTCTGGCCCGGGTTCAGCACCGAGGGCGTACCTTCAGGCGCGCTGCAGAACAACTCGGTCACCGTCCGGCTGGTCTCGGCCTCCGGGCCTGCCGATGTCAGCGTGTTCACGACCAACTCCTTCGGCACGCCGACGGTTTGGTACGACAGCGGCAACGGCCTGCCCGACAACCGGTCGTTCCCCGTCAACACCCACGCCCACGCCAACTGGGCCTTCGAAGCCGCCGGCACCTACACCCTCGTCTTCGAGGGCACCGCCACGACCGCCGCCGGAGCCTCCGTCACGACCGGTCAGAAGACCTACACCTTCACCGTCCAGCCCTGATGCTCCTGCTTCCGTCTCCCGCGCTGCAGAGTGGGAGACGGAAGCAGGCCTTAGGGTCGAACC
The Kribbella italica DNA segment above includes these coding regions:
- a CDS encoding choice-of-anchor M domain-containing protein; this encodes MRTSYRVALPAVAVLAFTGLAVPAQAAPCIVLDQGHVDVIGIAFEDGAFDLHVHDEENDVEYSPADVQLVAKPGSETTVPADPAFGFLGTPGAAVWVLPQVQDPELLWPGIGVEEIEAGVFASDSVKLDVVGVSGPAAVSIYTTDAFGAPTVLVDSGNGLPDRINTTAGDHLHANWAFEAPGTYKVKVRASGKLAATGQNVSSPITTYVFKVVAQ
- a CDS encoding choice-of-anchor M domain-containing protein — encoded protein: MTSTLTRKRSLKARLVTGAAAAAVVSLVSIAPAHAAVTISQGHVDAVDVDWTGSALTLDLRDSTVSPAVDRNPADVVLNAVSASKTTVPSNSAYSFLGTAGAPVWILPQTQNSNLVWPGFSTEGVPSGALQNNSVTVRLVSASGPADVSVFTTNSFGTPTVWYDSGNGLPDNRSFPVNTHAHANWAFEAAGTYTLVFEGTATTAAGASVTTGQKTYTFTVQP